Proteins found in one Planctomycetia bacterium genomic segment:
- a CDS encoding glycosyl transferase, with product MSQAHEADTILSCSPRAAGRRSGRGLLSVVIPCHDEADVIDATHDRLVEVLPTTGMDFEIIYVDDGSRDATLARLEAIAGHDTRVTVVELSRNFGQQAAMSAGLAMARGDAVVITDADLQDPPEVIPEMVAAWRGGVDVAYGRRRSRAGETPFKLFTASLFHRFFARLIPYPMPVDTGDFKLIDRAVADAVNALPERRRYLRSLIPWAGFRHEPVWYDRRARHAGTTKYSPWKLLKLAGDALVLSSDAPMRLTWTAAGGLAVSGALATTAATVAAWTAPAPQAGVSLAAMTAVVCLVAAVQTTALAIVGEYVVRAYREAQGRPTSVVRRTITTATVRNTSGTRAA from the coding sequence ATGAGCCAGGCGCACGAAGCCGACACCATCCTGTCCTGCAGCCCGCGGGCCGCCGGCCGCCGGTCCGGTCGCGGCCTGCTCTCCGTCGTGATCCCCTGCCATGACGAGGCGGACGTCATCGACGCGACCCACGACCGGCTGGTCGAGGTCTTGCCGACGACCGGCATGGACTTCGAGATCATCTACGTCGACGACGGCAGCCGCGACGCCACGCTCGCCAGGCTGGAGGCGATCGCCGGCCACGATACGCGGGTGACCGTGGTCGAGCTGTCGCGCAACTTCGGCCAGCAGGCGGCGATGTCGGCCGGCCTGGCCATGGCCCGGGGTGACGCGGTGGTGATCACCGACGCCGACCTCCAGGATCCACCCGAGGTGATCCCGGAGATGGTGGCGGCGTGGCGGGGCGGCGTGGACGTGGCCTACGGGCGGCGCCGCTCGCGGGCCGGCGAGACGCCCTTCAAGCTCTTCACCGCGAGCCTCTTCCACCGCTTCTTCGCCCGGCTCATTCCCTACCCGATGCCGGTCGACACCGGCGACTTCAAGCTCATCGACCGGGCGGTGGCCGATGCCGTCAACGCGCTCCCCGAACGGCGCCGCTACCTGCGCAGCCTGATTCCCTGGGCCGGCTTCCGCCACGAGCCGGTCTGGTACGACCGCCGCGCCCGCCACGCCGGCACGACGAAGTATTCCCCCTGGAAACTCCTCAAGCTCGCCGGCGACGCGCTCGTGCTCTCGTCCGACGCGCCAATGCGGCTGACGTGGACGGCCGCCGGCGGCCTGGCGGTCAGCGGCGCGCTGGCGACGACCGCCGCGACGGTGGCGGCCTGGACCGCGCCGGCCCCGCAGGCCGGTGTTTCGCTGGCGGCCATGACCGCCGTCGTCTGCCTCGTCGCCGCCGTGCAGACGACGGCCCTGGCGATCGTCGGTGAATACGTGGTCCGGGCCTACCGCGAGGCACAAGGAAGGCCGACGTCGGTGGTCCGGCGCACGATCACGACAGCGACCGTTCGCAACACCTCCGGCACGCGGGCCGCGTAG
- a CDS encoding glutathione peroxidase, protein MPVPEFRSLLVVGFVCASLSMMLSARAETGTPLAGEMKSIDGKPVDLAAYKGKVVLIVNVASRCGATPQYAGLQKLYEAHKDKGFVVLGFPANDFGAQEPGSDAEIATFCTKDYGVTFPMFSKITVKGQGKAPLFKTLTESSDPPGEVGWNFEKFLIGKDGRIAGRFKTRVAPDDAAFVKAIEAELAK, encoded by the coding sequence ATGCCAGTGCCCGAGTTTCGCAGTCTGCTCGTCGTCGGCTTCGTGTGCGCGTCCCTTTCGATGATGCTCTCCGCCCGGGCCGAGACCGGCACGCCGCTGGCGGGCGAGATGAAGTCGATCGACGGCAAGCCGGTCGACCTCGCCGCCTACAAGGGGAAGGTGGTGCTGATCGTGAACGTCGCCAGCCGCTGCGGTGCGACGCCGCAGTACGCGGGCCTGCAAAAGCTGTACGAAGCCCACAAGGACAAGGGCTTCGTGGTCCTCGGCTTCCCGGCCAACGATTTCGGCGCCCAGGAGCCGGGCAGCGACGCCGAGATCGCCACGTTCTGCACGAAGGACTACGGCGTCACGTTCCCGATGTTCTCCAAGATCACCGTCAAGGGGCAGGGCAAGGCGCCGCTCTTCAAGACGCTCACCGAATCGTCCGACCCGCCGGGCGAGGTGGGCTGGAACTTCGAGAAGTTTCTCATCGGCAAGGACGGCAGGATCGCGGGGCGGTTCAAGACCCGCGTTGCGCCCGACGACGCCGCGTTCGTCAAGGCGATCGAGGCCGAACTGGCCAAGTGA
- a CDS encoding MEKHLA domain-containing protein — MTAVVTPMHTDDSVTPPPDGPIAATAAHAQLLLDSFVRLLGRELIDRAGTPVEQAMRLFRAPFVVVSHGTEADPILTYGNAAALALWELDFDTLLRTPSRLTAEPVHRDERARLLERTWRDGFVDDYSGIRISSTGRRFRIEQAIVWNLVDARGGYHGQAATFDRWTPLPAGERQPEL, encoded by the coding sequence ATGACTGCCGTGGTGACGCCGATGCACACCGACGACTCCGTGACACCGCCGCCTGACGGGCCGATCGCGGCGACGGCGGCCCACGCGCAGCTGCTCCTCGACTCGTTCGTCCGGTTGCTGGGGCGTGAACTCATCGACCGTGCCGGGACGCCGGTCGAGCAGGCCATGCGGCTGTTTCGGGCCCCGTTCGTCGTCGTGTCGCACGGCACCGAGGCCGATCCGATCCTGACCTACGGCAACGCGGCGGCGCTGGCACTCTGGGAACTCGACTTCGATACGTTGCTGCGGACGCCGTCGCGGCTCACCGCCGAGCCGGTGCACCGCGACGAGCGGGCGCGGCTCCTGGAACGCACCTGGCGCGATGGGTTTGTGGACGACTACTCGGGCATCCGGATCTCGAGCACCGGGAGGCGGTTTCGCATCGAGCAGGCGATCGTCTGGAACCTCGTCGATGCCCGCGGGGGATACCATGGGCAGGCGGCGACGTTCGACCGCTGGACGCCGCTGCCTGCGGGCGAGCGCCAGCCGGAACTTTGA